A genomic window from Variovorax paradoxus includes:
- a CDS encoding high-potential iron-sulfur protein, with translation MNSSRRTFMLTLAATGAAVSAPNSFAQARLEEKDPQAAALGYVADSSKADAKKFPKHDNAQLCSGCALWQSKPTDAQGNCALFAGKQVSAKGWCTCVDMIHLTSLRR, from the coding sequence ATGAACTCCAGCCGCCGCACTTTCATGCTCACGCTTGCCGCGACGGGCGCTGCCGTTTCCGCCCCCAACTCGTTCGCGCAGGCCCGGCTTGAAGAAAAGGATCCGCAGGCCGCGGCTCTGGGCTACGTAGCCGATTCGTCGAAGGCCGACGCGAAGAAATTTCCCAAGCACGACAACGCCCAGTTATGCAGCGGTTGCGCGCTCTGGCAGTCCAAGCCGACGGACGCGCAAGGTAACTGCGCACTGTTTGCTGGAAAGCAGGTCAGTGCCAAGGGCTGGTGCACCTGCGTTGACATGATTCACCTAACATCTCTTCGGAGGTAA
- a CDS encoding universal stress protein: MYQRILVPIDGSSTSSHGLAEAIKLAKLTGGRLRLAHVIDELSFALAMDAYAGHAGNWLEELRGNATKLLQAARATAAGAGVEADTVLLDSFKGTVHDQVIAEAEASKAELIVIGTHGRRGIGRWVMGSSAEHILRLSPVPVLLVRAPESAKTEHERFTLPSGTLASQ; this comes from the coding sequence ATGTACCAGCGAATTCTTGTTCCCATTGACGGCAGTTCCACATCCAGCCATGGCCTGGCCGAAGCCATCAAGCTGGCAAAGCTCACGGGCGGACGCCTGCGCCTGGCGCACGTCATCGACGAGCTGTCCTTCGCGCTGGCCATGGATGCCTACGCGGGCCATGCAGGCAACTGGCTCGAAGAGCTGCGCGGCAACGCCACGAAGCTGCTCCAAGCCGCGCGGGCCACGGCTGCGGGAGCAGGCGTCGAAGCCGACACAGTGCTGCTCGACAGCTTCAAGGGCACCGTGCACGACCAGGTCATTGCCGAGGCGGAAGCATCGAAGGCCGAGCTGATCGTGATCGGCACTCACGGCCGTCGAGGAATCGGCCGCTGGGTCATGGGCAGCAGCGCGGAGCACATCCTGCGCCTGTCGCCCGTGCCGGTGCTGCTGGTGCGTGCGCCCGAAAGCGCGAAGACCGAACACGAGCGTTTCACGCTGCCGAGCGGGACGCTCGCCAGCCAGTGA
- a CDS encoding NAD(P) transhydrogenase subunit alpha, whose product MEIASHTVINLTIFVLAIYVGYHVVWTVTPALHTPLMAVTNAISAIVIVGAMLAAALTTTPLGKTMGVLAVALAAVNVFGGFLVTRRMLEMFKKKEKKTAAPKAEEGASK is encoded by the coding sequence ATGGAAATCGCTTCACACACCGTCATCAACCTGACCATCTTCGTGCTGGCCATCTACGTGGGCTACCACGTGGTCTGGACCGTCACCCCCGCGCTGCACACGCCGCTGATGGCCGTGACCAATGCGATCTCGGCGATCGTGATCGTGGGCGCCATGCTGGCGGCCGCGCTCACCACCACGCCGCTGGGCAAGACCATGGGCGTGCTCGCGGTGGCCCTGGCCGCGGTGAACGTCTTCGGCGGCTTCCTCGTCACTCGGCGGATGCTGGAGATGTTCAAGAAGAAAGAGAAAAAGACAGCCGCTCCCAAGGCTGAAGAGGGAGCTTCCAAGTGA
- a CDS encoding ATP-binding protein: MDPQRFTQLMKITAPIMNGSAFQIKTAQTGLCFASLLTWMQVGLSGGFIVGPTRHGKTCAARWALKAIKKALAIFLPIYEIPVRKQIDARERAFFEHILRCVRHRDWKDGTAGTKRNRLNDFLAARARTSPLKTVVLYFDEAQFLHDQHWEWLLNIANESVESNIRIFFLFSGPQELAQAREKYVARGMTQLVGRFMSVVFEINGLKSREQLAECLQEFSDVVYPKAKGQRLVSHFVDPSVRADFSLASYASAMWEGFSAKADEVYPQGDLTDNLILPMHYVTAAVLHFLTGLATNEEPGFTDAQLLEHAISACGFIDFIRSTNIERKAEERYG, encoded by the coding sequence ATGGATCCACAACGTTTCACGCAGCTCATGAAGATCACGGCACCCATCATGAACGGGAGTGCCTTCCAGATCAAAACCGCCCAGACCGGCCTGTGCTTCGCGAGCCTTCTTACCTGGATGCAGGTGGGCCTGTCGGGTGGGTTCATCGTCGGGCCGACGCGACATGGCAAGACCTGCGCGGCGCGCTGGGCGCTCAAGGCCATCAAGAAGGCGCTGGCCATCTTCCTTCCGATCTACGAGATCCCGGTGAGGAAGCAGATCGATGCGCGCGAACGCGCCTTCTTCGAGCATATCTTGCGCTGCGTGCGTCACCGCGACTGGAAGGATGGGACCGCGGGCACAAAGCGCAATCGGCTGAACGATTTCCTTGCGGCCAGGGCGCGAACGAGTCCGCTGAAGACCGTGGTGCTGTACTTCGACGAGGCGCAGTTCCTGCATGACCAGCATTGGGAGTGGCTGCTCAACATCGCCAATGAGTCAGTGGAGAGCAACATCCGGATCTTCTTCCTGTTCTCGGGCCCGCAGGAACTTGCGCAGGCCCGGGAGAAATATGTTGCCCGCGGCATGACGCAGCTCGTGGGGCGCTTCATGAGTGTGGTGTTCGAGATCAACGGCCTGAAGTCGCGGGAGCAACTCGCTGAGTGTCTGCAGGAGTTCTCGGACGTCGTGTACCCGAAGGCCAAGGGACAACGCCTGGTCTCGCATTTCGTGGATCCGAGCGTGCGGGCGGACTTTTCGCTCGCCTCCTATGCGAGCGCGATGTGGGAGGGATTTTCGGCCAAGGCTGACGAGGTGTACCCGCAGGGGGATCTCACGGACAACCTGATCCTGCCGATGCACTACGTCACCGCCGCGGTCCTGCATTTTCTCACTGGCCTGGCCACCAACGAGGAGCCGGGCTTCACCGACGCGCAACTCCTTGAACACGCGATCAGTGCGTGCGGTTTCATCGATTTCATCCGCAGCACGAACATCGAGCGCAAGGCTGAGGAACGGTATGGTTGA
- a CDS encoding hemerythrin domain-containing protein, translated as MTHATVRIIRQEHAALAAVLRSIVMLLEQHRKKGALPDFATLRAMLFYVDEFPEKRHHRKETELLFPKLRARTPISRDLLDKLDGDHAKGERRIRNVEHALLAFEMLGESRREEFEKTVGEYVDFYLSHMALEEREILPLAERVLTENDWRDLDEAFAQNRDPMTGHVPDLEYNALFTRIVNIVPAPIGLGPAL; from the coding sequence ATGACCCACGCCACCGTTCGCATCATTCGCCAGGAGCACGCCGCGCTCGCCGCCGTGCTCCGTTCCATCGTCATGCTGCTCGAGCAACACCGCAAGAAGGGCGCCTTGCCCGATTTCGCGACGCTGCGAGCCATGCTTTTCTACGTGGACGAGTTTCCGGAGAAGCGCCACCACCGCAAGGAAACCGAACTGCTGTTTCCCAAGCTGCGCGCCAGAACGCCGATCTCGCGGGATCTGCTCGACAAGCTCGACGGCGACCATGCCAAGGGCGAACGCAGGATCCGCAACGTCGAGCACGCCTTGCTCGCGTTCGAGATGCTGGGCGAGTCGCGGCGCGAAGAATTCGAGAAAACGGTCGGCGAGTATGTCGACTTCTATTTGAGCCACATGGCGCTGGAGGAGCGCGAGATCCTGCCGCTGGCCGAGCGCGTGCTGACCGAGAACGACTGGCGCGACCTGGACGAGGCCTTCGCGCAGAACCGTGACCCGATGACCGGACACGTGCCCGACCTCGAATACAACGCGCTCTTCACGCGCATCGTGAATATCGTTCCCGCACCCATCGGCCTGGGGCCGGCGCTCTGA
- a CDS encoding DNA-binding protein, whose product MPIDEIRTAEQVAAWFRRNGITVVAWAEEHGFEPEIVYALISGRTRGLRGRSHEAAVALGMKFTGDADVAVKKS is encoded by the coding sequence ATGCCAATTGATGAAATCCGCACCGCCGAGCAAGTGGCCGCCTGGTTTCGCCGAAACGGAATCACGGTGGTCGCCTGGGCCGAGGAACATGGGTTCGAGCCCGAAATCGTCTACGCACTGATCTCTGGCAGGACGCGAGGCCTGCGCGGTCGCTCGCACGAGGCTGCGGTAGCGCTTGGTATGAAGTTCACAGGCGATGCCGATGTCGCCGTGAAAAAGAGCTAG
- a CDS encoding bifunctional aminoglycoside phosphotransferase/ATP-binding protein: MHTTLVNALREQLQRETGQPVALVETHISWVLLTQTQAFKLKKPVRLPFLDFGSVEARKHFCEEELRLNRRFAPSLYIDVAPVCGTRESPRIGGAGTVIDHVVRMLRFPDSSLLRNLLVEDRLQPALLDGFAQRLAALHAAAEQATPVSDFGSPDSIVRAATDVLAALRAQGDDSRLATLAALDTWVRKQGQVLRMAWIARQQGGSIRECHGDLHMANVVLVDGALMPFDCIEFDPALRWIDVMSDLAFLTMDLKAHGRGDLAFRFLDAWMQHSGDYPGLQVWRFYEVYRALVRAMATGLGPRPPDGEARPDYLACATRLTTQQEEEGARLMITHGLSGSGKSSVALQLLCAAGAVRVRSDVERKRLYGLDPLARSAALGLDIYGAQATRQTFERLRACARDALLAGYPVIVDAAFLRGAERRSFQALATELRVPFTILDCRATPATLRRRVAERDAAGTDASEASLAVLERQFEWQDPLAADERALAIEVSTEDTVDIALVAARWRATTANR, encoded by the coding sequence ATGCACACCACACTGGTCAACGCACTGCGAGAGCAACTCCAGCGGGAGACCGGGCAACCCGTGGCCTTGGTCGAGACGCACATTTCCTGGGTGCTGCTGACGCAGACGCAGGCCTTCAAGCTCAAGAAGCCGGTGCGCCTGCCGTTCCTGGACTTTGGCAGCGTCGAGGCCCGAAAGCACTTCTGCGAGGAGGAGCTGCGCCTCAACCGACGCTTTGCTCCTTCGCTCTACATCGACGTGGCACCGGTCTGCGGCACGCGCGAGTCGCCGCGCATCGGTGGCGCCGGCACGGTGATCGACCACGTGGTGCGCATGCTGCGTTTCCCCGATTCGTCGCTGCTGCGCAATCTGCTGGTGGAAGACCGGCTGCAGCCCGCGCTGCTCGACGGCTTCGCGCAGCGGCTGGCCGCCTTGCACGCGGCTGCGGAGCAAGCGACGCCGGTGTCAGACTTCGGCAGTCCCGACTCGATCGTTCGAGCAGCTACGGATGTGCTGGCCGCGTTGCGGGCGCAGGGCGACGACAGCCGCCTCGCCACCCTTGCAGCACTGGATACGTGGGTTCGGAAGCAGGGCCAGGTGCTGCGCATGGCATGGATCGCCCGCCAACAGGGCGGCTCGATACGTGAATGCCACGGCGACCTGCACATGGCCAACGTGGTCCTGGTCGACGGTGCGCTCATGCCTTTCGACTGCATCGAGTTCGACCCGGCACTGCGCTGGATCGACGTGATGAGCGACCTTGCATTCCTCACCATGGACCTGAAGGCCCACGGCCGGGGCGACCTCGCATTCCGCTTCCTGGATGCCTGGATGCAGCACAGCGGTGACTACCCAGGCCTGCAGGTGTGGCGCTTCTACGAGGTCTACCGGGCGCTGGTGCGGGCCATGGCCACGGGGCTGGGTCCAAGGCCTCCGGATGGCGAGGCCCGGCCCGACTACCTGGCCTGCGCGACGCGGCTGACGACGCAGCAGGAGGAGGAGGGCGCCCGCCTGATGATCACGCACGGCTTGTCGGGCTCAGGAAAATCCAGCGTCGCCTTGCAACTGTTGTGCGCCGCGGGCGCTGTCCGCGTGCGATCGGACGTGGAGCGCAAGCGCCTGTATGGCCTCGATCCGCTGGCGCGTTCCGCCGCCCTTGGGCTCGACATCTACGGCGCGCAGGCAACCCGGCAGACTTTCGAGAGACTGCGCGCCTGCGCCCGCGATGCGCTGCTGGCGGGCTATCCGGTGATCGTGGACGCGGCCTTCCTGCGCGGCGCCGAGCGACGCAGCTTCCAAGCCCTGGCAACCGAGCTCCGCGTGCCTTTCACGATCCTGGATTGCCGCGCAACCCCGGCCACGCTGCGCCGCCGCGTGGCCGAGCGCGACGCGGCAGGCACGGACGCCTCGGAAGCCAGCCTCGCGGTGCTGGAGCGTCAGTTTGAATGGCAAGACCCGCTGGCGGCCGACGAGCGCGCGCTGGCCATCGAGGTCTCCACGGAAGACACCGTAGACATCGCGCTGGTCGCAGCGCGATGGCGCGCCACGACCGCGAACCGCTGA
- a CDS encoding zinc-dependent alcohol dehydrogenase family protein, with protein sequence MKALVYRGPGLKSLEDHSKPEIQAPGDAIVKILKTTICGTDLHILKGDVPTCTPGRILGHEGVGVVESVGAGVTAFRAGDHVLISCISSCGKCENCRRGMYSHCATGGWILGNTIDGTQAEYVRIPHADTSLYPVPPGADEEALVMLSDILPTGFECGVLNGKVAPGSTVAIVGAGPIGLATLLTAQFYSPSQIILIDLDDGRLEVARRFGATHTINSTDGKAAEAVLALTGGRGVDVSIEAVGIPATFVLCQDIVAPGGTIANIGVHGHPAELHLERLWSQNIAITTRLVDTVSTPMLLKTVQSHKVDPALLITHRFTLDQVLDAYDTFGRAAETHALKVIIEA encoded by the coding sequence ATGAAAGCACTCGTATACCGGGGCCCCGGCCTCAAATCGCTCGAAGACCATTCCAAGCCGGAGATCCAGGCGCCGGGCGACGCCATCGTCAAGATACTCAAGACGACCATCTGCGGCACCGACCTGCACATCCTCAAGGGCGATGTACCGACCTGCACGCCGGGCCGCATCCTCGGGCACGAGGGCGTGGGCGTGGTCGAGAGCGTCGGAGCCGGCGTCACGGCCTTCAGGGCGGGCGACCATGTGCTGATCTCGTGCATCTCGTCGTGCGGCAAGTGCGAGAACTGCCGCCGCGGCATGTATTCGCATTGCGCCACCGGCGGCTGGATTCTCGGCAACACCATCGACGGCACGCAGGCCGAGTACGTGCGCATTCCGCATGCGGACACCAGCCTGTATCCCGTTCCGCCGGGTGCGGACGAAGAGGCGCTGGTGATGCTCAGCGACATCCTGCCGACCGGCTTCGAGTGCGGCGTGCTCAACGGCAAGGTCGCGCCCGGCAGCACGGTGGCCATCGTGGGCGCCGGGCCGATCGGCCTGGCCACGCTGCTCACGGCCCAGTTCTATTCGCCGTCGCAGATCATCCTGATCGATCTGGACGACGGCCGGCTGGAGGTTGCACGCCGCTTCGGCGCGACGCACACGATCAACAGCACCGACGGCAAGGCGGCCGAGGCGGTGCTCGCGCTGACAGGCGGGCGCGGCGTCGACGTGTCGATCGAGGCGGTCGGCATACCGGCCACCTTCGTGCTGTGCCAGGACATCGTGGCGCCCGGCGGCACCATCGCGAACATCGGCGTTCATGGGCACCCGGCCGAGCTTCACCTGGAGCGGCTGTGGTCGCAGAACATCGCGATCACCACGCGGCTGGTCGACACCGTGTCGACGCCGATGCTGCTGAAGACGGTGCAGTCCCACAAGGTGGACCCGGCCCTGCTGATCACGCACCGCTTCACGCTGGACCAGGTGCTGGATGCCTACGACACCTTCGGGCGCGCAGCCGAGACGCATGCGCTGAAGGTGATCATCGAAGCGTAG
- a CDS encoding universal stress protein, which produces MKILLAVDGSDYTNRMLSYLTTHKEWANAGHAFTVFHAVLPVPHRAAAFAGPDIVHGYYEDDAQVVLEPVRALLARSGIEARFEHRIGHPADEIASFAQKGQFDLVVMGSRGHGTLTNLVLGSVATKVLAACTVPVLLVR; this is translated from the coding sequence ATGAAAATCCTGCTTGCCGTCGATGGCAGCGACTACACGAATCGCATGCTGTCCTACCTGACCACGCACAAGGAATGGGCGAATGCGGGCCACGCCTTCACGGTCTTCCATGCGGTGCTGCCGGTGCCGCACCGAGCCGCGGCCTTCGCAGGGCCGGACATCGTGCACGGGTACTACGAAGACGATGCGCAGGTGGTTCTCGAGCCTGTGCGCGCCTTGCTGGCCAGGAGCGGCATCGAAGCCCGCTTCGAGCACCGCATCGGCCATCCCGCCGATGAGATCGCTTCGTTCGCGCAGAAGGGGCAGTTCGATCTCGTGGTGATGGGTTCGCGGGGCCATGGCACCTTGACCAACCTGGTGCTGGGGTCGGTTGCCACCAAGGTGCTGGCTGCGTGCACGGTGCCGGTCTTGCTGGTGCGTTGA
- a CDS encoding NAD(P)(+) transhydrogenase (Re/Si-specific) subunit beta — translation MSMNLVTLLYLVASVCFIQALKGLSHPTTSIRGNIFGMTGMAIAVLTTIALIHGQARSLNVDFGTGLAWVLAAVVVGGGLGAFMANKVEMTKMPELVAFMHSMIGLAAVFIGVAAVAEPWAFGITAAPVAALIGAQTPDGAVILDGFVRYAIPAGNRLELFLGAAIGAITFSGSVIAFGKLSGKYKFRLFQGAPVQFSGQHVLNLVLGLLTIALGLVFVFTESWPAFFAMLALAFVMGVLIIIPIGGADMPVVVSMLNSYSGWAAAGIGFSLNNAMLIVAGSLVGSSGAILSYIMCKAMNRSFFNVILGGFGGEASTDSGAAKEQRPVKTGSADDAAFVLGNAETVVIVPGYGLAVARAQHAVKELAAKLTEKGITVKYAIHPVAGRMPGHMNVLLAEAEVPYDQVFEMEDINGEFGQVDVAIILGANDVVNPAAHTKGSPIYGMPILEAYKAKTVIVNKRSMAAGYAGLDNELFYMDKTMMVFGDAKKVVEDMSKAVE, via the coding sequence GTGAGCATGAACCTCGTCACGCTGCTGTACCTGGTTGCCAGCGTCTGCTTCATTCAGGCCCTGAAAGGCCTGTCGCATCCCACCACCTCGATCCGCGGCAACATCTTCGGCATGACCGGCATGGCGATCGCCGTGCTGACGACCATCGCGCTGATCCACGGACAGGCGCGCTCGCTCAACGTCGATTTCGGCACGGGCCTCGCCTGGGTGCTGGCGGCCGTGGTGGTCGGCGGGGGCCTGGGGGCCTTCATGGCCAACAAGGTCGAGATGACCAAGATGCCCGAACTGGTCGCCTTCATGCACAGCATGATCGGCCTGGCCGCGGTCTTCATCGGGGTCGCTGCCGTGGCCGAGCCCTGGGCCTTCGGCATTACCGCCGCACCCGTGGCCGCACTGATCGGCGCGCAGACGCCAGACGGTGCCGTCATCCTCGACGGCTTCGTGCGCTACGCCATTCCCGCCGGCAACCGGCTCGAACTGTTCCTGGGTGCGGCCATCGGCGCCATCACCTTCAGCGGCTCGGTCATCGCCTTCGGCAAGCTCTCGGGCAAGTACAAGTTCCGCCTGTTCCAGGGCGCGCCGGTGCAGTTCTCGGGCCAGCACGTGCTCAACCTCGTGCTGGGTCTCCTGACCATCGCACTGGGCCTCGTGTTCGTCTTCACCGAAAGCTGGCCGGCGTTCTTCGCGATGCTGGCGCTGGCCTTCGTGATGGGCGTGCTCATCATCATCCCGATCGGCGGGGCCGACATGCCGGTGGTGGTGTCGATGCTCAACAGCTACTCGGGTTGGGCGGCCGCGGGCATCGGCTTCAGCCTGAACAACGCGATGCTGATCGTGGCCGGTTCGCTGGTGGGCTCCTCGGGCGCGATCCTGAGCTACATCATGTGCAAGGCGATGAACCGCTCGTTCTTCAACGTGATCCTGGGCGGCTTCGGCGGCGAGGCGTCCACGGACAGCGGCGCGGCCAAGGAACAGCGCCCGGTGAAGACCGGCAGCGCCGACGATGCGGCCTTCGTGCTCGGCAATGCCGAGACGGTGGTGATCGTGCCGGGCTACGGCCTGGCCGTGGCACGCGCGCAGCATGCGGTGAAGGAGCTCGCCGCCAAGCTCACCGAGAAGGGCATCACCGTCAAGTACGCGATCCATCCGGTGGCGGGCCGCATGCCCGGCCACATGAACGTGCTGCTGGCCGAGGCCGAAGTGCCCTACGACCAGGTGTTCGAAATGGAAGACATCAACGGTGAGTTCGGCCAAGTCGACGTGGCGATCATCCTGGGCGCCAACGACGTGGTGAACCCCGCCGCGCACACCAAGGGCAGCCCGATCTACGGCATGCCCATCCTGGAAGCCTACAAGGCCAAGACGGTGATCGTGAACAAGCGCTCCATGGCCGCGGGCTATGCGGGCCTGGACAACGAACTCTTCTACATGGACAAGACCATGATGGTTTTTGGGGATGCGAAGAAAGTGGTCGAGGACATGAGCAAGGCCGTGGAGTAA
- the panD gene encoding aspartate 1-decarboxylase, producing the protein MNRTMLRAKLHRATVTEADLHYEGSCGIDEDLLDAAAMREYEKIELYNVNNGERFSTYIIKAARGSGAISLNGAAARKAHVGDLLIICTYAPMTEAEAADYKPKVVLLGDANRIKEVKKL; encoded by the coding sequence ATGAATCGCACCATGCTCCGCGCGAAGCTGCATCGCGCCACCGTGACTGAAGCCGACCTGCACTACGAAGGCTCGTGCGGCATCGACGAAGACCTGCTCGACGCGGCCGCTATGCGCGAGTACGAAAAGATCGAGCTGTACAACGTCAACAACGGCGAGCGCTTTTCGACCTACATCATCAAGGCGGCGCGCGGATCGGGCGCCATCTCGCTCAACGGCGCGGCGGCGCGCAAGGCTCATGTGGGCGACCTGCTCATCATCTGTACCTACGCCCCCATGACCGAAGCCGAAGCCGCGGACTACAAGCCCAAGGTGGTGCTGCTTGGCGATGCCAACCGCATCAAGGAAGTCAAGAAGCTCTGA
- a CDS encoding flavodoxin family protein, with protein MNNVLVIVYSYTGTSRRVAELLCSQQNWQLASITEVRPRSGALGSLRCVLDSFFRRQPTIHYDGPPPGDFDAVVLVSPIWMLQLAGPMRSFVARQRYRLPDVAVLSVMGGQGAPNAAAEIGDFMGRAPILNSSVTMREVDDGSCAARLQAFGTAVRSAEDSRDVVCPITLSPQSI; from the coding sequence ATGAACAACGTCCTGGTGATCGTCTATTCCTACACGGGCACTTCCCGCCGGGTCGCGGAGCTCCTGTGCAGCCAGCAGAACTGGCAACTCGCGAGCATCACCGAGGTGCGCCCTCGCAGCGGCGCCCTCGGCAGCTTGCGTTGCGTGCTCGATTCGTTCTTCCGGCGACAGCCCACCATTCACTACGACGGTCCGCCGCCCGGCGACTTCGATGCCGTGGTGCTGGTGTCGCCGATCTGGATGCTGCAGCTCGCCGGCCCCATGCGCAGCTTCGTCGCGCGCCAACGCTATCGGCTGCCCGACGTCGCCGTGCTCTCGGTCATGGGTGGCCAGGGGGCACCGAACGCGGCAGCAGAAATCGGCGACTTCATGGGACGCGCGCCGATCCTGAACTCTTCGGTCACGATGCGCGAGGTCGATGACGGCAGCTGTGCAGCGCGTCTTCAGGCCTTCGGCACTGCCGTCAGAAGCGCGGAGGATTCGAGAGACGTGGTGTGCCCGATCACGCTGTCGCCGCAATCGATCTGA
- a CDS encoding TniQ family protein, whose translation MTTTLPASGSAPASLNTTWPRGALRSFESGEAIAAKLAVFNRVTALRYESVVYACSVRQLARLLHEPLSRVRTVDYPDWWERVELFVMRSHFVSAPDAKGWRLLRRPKCCPRCVTEFYHSWIHNLPWMERCFVHHESQLVACSYMPSLTPSSSLVKELYSTWQPRFTNYVRQPHKYEGIFATLSDRRLRSAGRALAAVFEPSNCEGAARTQSTPFTVVQDIAGDAASGHSHDVLLNGRAHTPTALVCSAVTVLAGTPDHLLNRIHGQALICQGSVRVERGRRAPDFWAQLAQVLADWQQSAHHAQRFLLQALIARLSRGHEACLEALVVHIRAGGSYTSRLNNPESALYAAYHLRDAGVCPRLVTFDLLTRMLRPHFLCGRVYMEPGSRRRYSDRVDWVHAACGPVNILASPEWRFQPRVHGGSATMFPAGDVNENFARYLLAVEWAFFRAECKGAQPQLIVPALETIVSDLDLAVVVLDSSSGETKCCYLAPANPPFPDWGALVGRYPTHASSNWRVFSELLAQDRAGLARAVRSRDGLFRKT comes from the coding sequence ATGACCACCACGTTGCCAGCGTCGGGCTCCGCCCCGGCCTCTTTGAACACGACCTGGCCCAGGGGGGCCCTGCGCAGCTTCGAGTCGGGCGAAGCCATCGCGGCGAAGCTCGCCGTCTTCAATCGCGTGACGGCGCTTCGCTACGAATCCGTGGTGTACGCCTGCAGTGTGCGGCAACTGGCGCGGCTGCTGCACGAACCGCTATCTCGCGTGCGCACCGTCGACTATCCGGACTGGTGGGAGCGTGTCGAACTGTTTGTCATGCGGAGCCATTTCGTGTCGGCCCCCGATGCGAAAGGGTGGCGGCTGTTGCGCAGGCCAAAGTGCTGCCCTCGGTGCGTCACAGAGTTTTATCACTCGTGGATTCACAACCTGCCCTGGATGGAGCGTTGCTTCGTCCACCACGAGAGCCAACTGGTGGCTTGCTCGTACATGCCAAGCCTCACGCCTTCGTCGTCGCTGGTGAAGGAGCTTTACTCCACATGGCAACCTCGATTCACGAACTATGTTCGACAGCCGCACAAATACGAAGGCATTTTTGCTACGTTGAGCGATCGCCGCCTGCGCTCCGCAGGAAGGGCGCTTGCCGCGGTCTTCGAGCCGTCGAACTGCGAAGGGGCAGCGAGAACCCAGTCGACGCCGTTCACTGTCGTGCAAGACATTGCGGGCGATGCTGCTAGCGGCCATTCGCACGACGTGCTGCTCAACGGACGCGCGCACACGCCTACAGCACTCGTTTGCTCTGCAGTCACAGTCTTGGCCGGAACCCCCGATCACCTGCTCAATCGCATCCATGGTCAAGCACTGATCTGCCAGGGTTCGGTACGGGTCGAGCGGGGGAGACGGGCGCCGGATTTCTGGGCGCAACTGGCGCAGGTGCTCGCTGATTGGCAGCAGAGTGCCCACCATGCGCAACGATTTCTCCTTCAGGCCCTGATCGCACGATTGTCTCGCGGCCATGAGGCTTGTCTAGAGGCCTTGGTTGTGCACATCCGCGCTGGAGGATCGTACACGTCGAGGCTTAACAATCCAGAAAGCGCGCTGTACGCGGCCTACCATCTGCGTGATGCCGGGGTGTGTCCTCGCCTAGTCACTTTTGACTTGCTTACGCGCATGCTCAGGCCGCATTTCCTGTGCGGCCGGGTCTACATGGAACCGGGCTCAAGGCGCCGGTACAGCGACCGTGTGGACTGGGTCCATGCAGCCTGTGGCCCGGTAAACATCCTCGCGTCACCAGAGTGGCGGTTCCAGCCTCGAGTCCATGGCGGCTCTGCCACAATGTTTCCGGCAGGAGACGTAAATGAGAATTTCGCGCGATATCTGCTCGCCGTCGAATGGGCCTTCTTCAGGGCCGAGTGTAAGGGTGCACAGCCGCAGCTCATAGTCCCTGCACTAGAGACCATCGTGAGCGATTTAGATCTGGCCGTCGTGGTGCTTGATAGCAGTAGCGGCGAGACGAAGTGTTGCTACTTGGCGCCGGCCAACCCTCCATTTCCAGATTGGGGGGCACTCGTAGGTCGTTATCCAACTCACGCGTCGTCCAACTGGCGAGTGTTCTCGGAACTCCTTGCACAGGACAGAGCCGGCTTGGCGCGAGCCGTCCGGAGCAGGGATGGATTGTTTCGAAAGACGTGA